A genomic stretch from Lathyrus oleraceus cultivar Zhongwan6 chromosome 2, CAAS_Psat_ZW6_1.0, whole genome shotgun sequence includes:
- the LOC127122815 gene encoding uncharacterized mitochondrial protein AtMg00810-like: protein MTGEPKFFRGIKINQCKEGVHVHQTKYTKEVLKKLKLDDFKIIHTHMHPTCNMSKKENITKSDLREKHLTFVKRIFRYMKGTTTLGLLYKKSLDYKLVGFCGTDNAGDKIERKSTSESCQFIGENLISWASKRQATIALSTKA, encoded by the exons ATGACGGGAGAGCCGAAGTTCTTTCGTGGTattaaaatcaatcaatgcaaAGAGGGAGTCCATGTTCATCAGACTAAGTATACAAAGGAGGTTCTGAAGAAGTTAAAGCTTGATGATTTCAAGATCATACACACTCATATGCATCCAACCTGCAACATGAGCAAAAAGGAAAACATCACCAAG TCAGATCTTAGAGAGAAACACTTAACTTTTGTTAAGAGGATCTTTAGGTATATGAAGGGAACAACCACTCTAGGGTTGCTTTATAAGAAATCCCTAGACTATAAGCTAGTTGGATTTTGTGGTACTGACAATGCTGGGgataaaattgaaagaaaatcCACTAGTGAAAGTTGTCAATTCATAGGTGAAAACCTAATATCTTGGGCTAGTAAAAGACAAGCAACAATTGCGCTGTCTACAAAAGCATAA